Proteins from one Streptosporangium becharense genomic window:
- a CDS encoding SAM-dependent methyltransferase — MLLAEIFEKVMGPETGVRLVAYDGSKAGADGADITVEVKTPTAVAYLAQAPGELGLARAYVSGHIDVHGDMYTLLSRMWTLTVNDIPLGEKLAAARALGIRPLLMRVPPPPQEVRRSVMARLGSRHAKRRDAEAIHHHYDVSNAFYRWVLGPSMAYTCAVFPERDATLEEAQRVKFDLVARKLGLKPGMRLLDVGCGWGGMVMHAAREYGVKALGVTLSRQQAEWAQKAIAEAGLGELAEVRHMDYRDVRETGFDAVSSIGLTEHIGKNQLPFYFRFLYDKLVPGGRLLNHCITRPTGTEPTINPGGFINRYVFPDGELESVGHLARQIEDTGFEIRHEENLREHYAQTLRHWCANLDEHWNEAVMEVGEGTARVWRLYMAASAVGFERNKVQLHQVLAVRLDAAGEARVPLRPSLDWP, encoded by the coding sequence GTGTTGCTGGCAGAGATCTTCGAAAAGGTCATGGGCCCCGAGACCGGAGTGCGCCTGGTCGCGTACGACGGAAGCAAGGCAGGAGCCGACGGCGCCGACATCACCGTCGAGGTCAAGACCCCGACCGCCGTCGCGTATCTGGCTCAGGCGCCGGGAGAGCTGGGGCTCGCGAGGGCCTACGTGTCCGGCCACATCGACGTCCACGGTGACATGTACACCCTTCTGTCACGCATGTGGACGCTCACCGTCAACGACATCCCCCTCGGTGAGAAGCTCGCGGCGGCGCGGGCTCTCGGCATCCGTCCCCTGCTGATGAGGGTGCCCCCGCCCCCCCAGGAGGTGCGGCGCAGCGTGATGGCCCGGCTGGGCAGCAGGCACGCCAAGCGGCGCGACGCGGAGGCGATCCACCATCACTACGACGTCTCCAACGCCTTCTACCGGTGGGTGCTGGGACCGTCCATGGCCTACACCTGCGCGGTCTTCCCCGAGCGGGACGCCACGCTGGAGGAGGCCCAGCGCGTCAAGTTCGACCTCGTCGCCCGCAAGCTCGGTCTCAAGCCCGGCATGCGGCTGCTGGACGTGGGCTGCGGCTGGGGCGGCATGGTCATGCACGCGGCCCGGGAGTACGGGGTCAAGGCCCTCGGAGTCACCCTCTCACGCCAGCAGGCCGAATGGGCACAGAAGGCGATCGCCGAGGCCGGTCTCGGTGAGCTCGCGGAGGTCCGCCACATGGACTACCGCGACGTGCGGGAGACCGGGTTCGACGCCGTCAGCTCGATCGGCCTGACCGAGCACATCGGCAAGAACCAGCTGCCGTTCTACTTCCGCTTCCTGTACGACAAGCTCGTCCCCGGCGGACGGCTGCTGAACCACTGCATCACCCGGCCGACGGGCACCGAGCCGACCATCAACCCCGGCGGCTTCATCAACCGCTACGTCTTCCCGGACGGGGAGCTGGAGTCGGTCGGCCACCTGGCCCGGCAGATCGAGGACACCGGCTTCGAGATCCGTCACGAGGAGAACCTGCGCGAACACTACGCGCAGACGCTCCGCCACTGGTGCGCCAACCTCGACGAGCACTGGAACGAGGCGGTCATGGAGGTCGGTGAGGGCACGGCACGGGTCTGGCGGCTCTACATGGCTGCCTCCGCGGTCGGCTTCGAGCGCAACAAGGTCCAGCTCCACCAGGTCCTCGCCGTCAGGCTCGACGCCGCGGGCGAGGCGCGCGTACCGCTCCGCCCGTCCCTCGACTGGCCCTGA
- a CDS encoding hemerythrin domain-containing protein — MADQTESIIDVLTTDHREVEQLFGQLEMLRGVDESERRRDLTEKVITELIRHSIAEEAYLYPATRKFVPGGDALADRELSEHAEAEQLMKDLEKTDVGDPRFDQLLTRFMGVIRQHVQEEEGELFPQLARHAGTEELRELGGKVQAIKKVAPTRPHPMAPDTPPANKLLAPGVGLVDRVRDALSGRGKG, encoded by the coding sequence ATGGCAGATCAGACAGAGAGCATCATCGACGTCCTGACCACCGACCACCGCGAGGTGGAACAGCTTTTCGGCCAGCTGGAGATGCTCCGCGGCGTCGACGAGAGCGAACGGCGCCGGGATCTCACCGAGAAAGTGATCACTGAGCTCATCAGGCACTCCATCGCCGAGGAGGCGTACCTCTACCCGGCCACCCGCAAGTTCGTCCCCGGCGGGGACGCGCTGGCCGACCGGGAGCTCTCCGAGCACGCCGAGGCCGAGCAGCTCATGAAGGACCTGGAGAAGACCGACGTCGGCGACCCGCGGTTCGACCAACTGCTCACCCGGTTCATGGGCGTGATCCGGCAGCACGTCCAGGAGGAGGAGGGCGAGCTGTTCCCGCAGTTGGCGCGGCACGCCGGAACCGAGGAGCTGCGGGAGCTGGGCGGCAAGGTCCAGGCCATCAAGAAGGTCGCCCCGACCCGGCCGCACCCCATGGCTCCTGACACGCCACCGGCCAACAAGCTGCTCGCACCGGGCGTCGGACTGGTGGATCGTGTCCGTGACGCGCTGAGCGGGCGGGGAAAGGGCTGA
- a CDS encoding long-chain-fatty-acid--CoA ligase, with protein sequence MLNLSIALEDSARECPDRTALVFGDLRLPYSLVDTVANQVANLLVSRGIGKGDKVAIACPNLPYFPFVYYGILKTGAVVVPLNVLLQSREIAYHLEDSQAKALFCFEGTPELPLGERGRAGFEEAPSTEHFFVLPATAFATESEYGQTLWAALDGVSGEFETAQTSPDDTAVILYTSGTTGRPKGAELTHQNMLLNAMVADEMFPRTVGGDAYLAALPLFHSFGQTVIMNAGFRRRATLVLTPRFEPGPALELMRAENITLFAGVPTMYWAMLAKIHADGDEVPASLRVAVAGGASCPVEVLKDFERTFGIGILEGYGLSETSPVASFNQLGRPTKPGTIGTPIWGVQMRLIDGDWKTVEGEGPGEIAIRGHNVMKGYYNRPEATAEVMRDGWFRTGDIATRDADGYYAIIDRAKDMIIRGGFNVYPREVEEVLVTHPQVSLAAVLGVAHDSHGEEVKAYVIRTPGATLTEEELIGWCKENMAAYKYPRIVEFRDALPMTATGKILKRELR encoded by the coding sequence ATGCTCAACCTGTCGATCGCACTGGAGGACAGCGCCCGGGAGTGCCCCGACCGCACCGCACTGGTCTTCGGTGACCTGCGTCTGCCGTACTCGCTGGTCGACACCGTTGCGAATCAGGTTGCCAACCTGTTGGTCTCCCGGGGGATCGGCAAGGGTGACAAGGTGGCGATCGCCTGCCCCAATCTGCCGTACTTCCCGTTCGTCTACTACGGCATCCTCAAGACCGGCGCCGTGGTCGTGCCGCTCAACGTGTTGCTGCAGTCGAGGGAGATCGCCTACCACCTGGAAGACTCCCAGGCCAAGGCGTTGTTCTGCTTCGAGGGCACCCCCGAGCTGCCGCTGGGTGAGCGTGGCAGAGCGGGTTTCGAGGAGGCCCCGTCGACCGAGCACTTCTTCGTGCTGCCCGCCACCGCCTTCGCCACCGAGTCGGAGTACGGCCAGACGCTGTGGGCGGCGCTGGACGGGGTGTCCGGTGAGTTCGAGACCGCGCAGACCTCCCCCGACGACACCGCGGTGATCCTCTACACCAGCGGCACCACGGGCCGGCCCAAGGGTGCCGAGCTGACCCATCAGAACATGCTGCTCAACGCCATGGTCGCGGACGAGATGTTCCCCCGCACCGTGGGCGGTGACGCCTACCTGGCGGCGCTGCCGCTCTTCCACTCCTTCGGGCAGACCGTCATCATGAACGCCGGGTTCCGGCGCCGGGCGACCCTCGTGCTCACACCGCGTTTCGAGCCCGGTCCGGCCCTGGAGCTGATGCGCGCCGAGAACATCACGTTGTTCGCGGGCGTGCCGACCATGTACTGGGCCATGCTGGCGAAGATCCACGCCGACGGCGACGAGGTGCCGGCCTCGCTCAGGGTGGCGGTCGCCGGCGGCGCCTCCTGTCCCGTCGAGGTGCTCAAGGACTTCGAGAGGACCTTCGGCATCGGCATCCTGGAGGGGTACGGCCTGTCGGAGACCTCCCCGGTGGCCAGCTTCAACCAGCTCGGCAGGCCCACCAAGCCCGGCACGATCGGCACGCCGATCTGGGGCGTGCAGATGCGGCTGATCGACGGCGACTGGAAGACCGTCGAGGGCGAGGGCCCCGGTGAGATCGCGATCCGCGGTCACAACGTCATGAAGGGCTACTACAACCGGCCCGAGGCGACCGCGGAGGTGATGAGGGACGGCTGGTTCCGCACCGGCGACATCGCCACCCGGGACGCGGACGGTTACTACGCCATCATCGACCGGGCCAAGGACATGATCATCCGTGGCGGTTTCAACGTCTACCCGCGCGAGGTCGAGGAGGTCCTGGTCACGCACCCGCAGGTCTCCCTGGCGGCGGTGCTGGGCGTCGCCCACGACTCGCACGGCGAGGAGGTCAAGGCCTACGTGATCCGCACCCCCGGGGCGACCCTCACCGAGGAGGAGCTGATCGGCTGGTGCAAGGAGAACATGGCTGCCTACAAGTATCCGCGGATCGTCGAGTTCCGCGACGCCCTGCCGATGACCGCCACCGGGAAGATCCTCAAGCGCGAGCTCCGCTGA
- a CDS encoding GMC family oxidoreductase encodes MSVEYDYVVVGAGSAGCVLADRLSAVPGVTVALVEAGGSDDRIEVRMPAGFARLFKTERDWNFTTAAQAGLVGRELYWPRGRMIGGSSSMNGQMWVRGHRADYDGWNVPGWSYDEVLPYFLRSERRVGSNRGGVYGTGGPVRICELRSPNPATELFLRACEELGIVRLDELNGPSNEGCSPTPVTQHRGRRWSSADAYLRPAAGRPNLTVLTSSPVRSVLIEDGRAAGVVYGDGAVVRARAEVVLAAGTIGSPHLLMLSGVGPADELRAEGIEPVRDLPGVGGNLQDHLASGIFLHCRRPITLVGAESPGNLLRFLVGRTGKLTSNVGEAVAFIRTSPDEPAPDIELIFAPAPFINHGLTPPPGHGLTIASVLLQPESRGRVFLNGRDVVIDPGYLTAEADLRRQVAGLRKAGELFATEALAPLAGPPMDPYWGAGTDEELARWIRERSETLYHPVGTCRMGEDDDSVVDPALRVRGVAGLRVADASIMPVINRGHTQAPVVMIAEKAADLILADR; translated from the coding sequence GTGAGCGTGGAGTACGACTACGTCGTCGTCGGGGCCGGGTCGGCCGGGTGCGTCCTGGCCGACCGGCTCTCGGCGGTCCCCGGTGTCACCGTCGCCCTGGTCGAGGCGGGCGGGTCCGACGACCGGATCGAGGTCCGGATGCCCGCGGGGTTCGCCAGGCTCTTCAAGACCGAGCGCGACTGGAACTTCACCACCGCCGCGCAGGCGGGGCTGGTCGGCAGGGAGCTCTACTGGCCGCGCGGCCGGATGATCGGCGGCTCCTCGTCGATGAACGGCCAGATGTGGGTGCGCGGGCACCGCGCCGACTACGACGGCTGGAACGTGCCGGGCTGGTCCTACGACGAGGTCCTGCCGTACTTCCTGCGCAGTGAGCGCCGCGTCGGCAGCAACCGCGGCGGTGTGTACGGCACCGGCGGGCCCGTGCGCATCTGCGAGCTGCGCTCCCCGAACCCCGCCACCGAGCTGTTCCTGCGGGCCTGCGAGGAGCTGGGCATCGTCCGCCTGGACGAGCTCAACGGCCCCTCCAACGAGGGCTGCTCGCCCACCCCCGTCACCCAGCACCGGGGCCGCCGCTGGAGCTCGGCCGACGCCTACCTCAGGCCCGCGGCCGGGCGGCCCAACCTCACCGTGCTGACCTCCTCGCCCGTGCGGTCGGTCCTGATCGAGGACGGCCGGGCGGCCGGCGTGGTGTACGGCGACGGCGCGGTGGTGCGGGCCCGCGCCGAGGTGGTGCTGGCGGCCGGGACGATCGGCTCGCCGCACCTGCTGATGCTCTCCGGCGTCGGCCCGGCCGACGAACTGCGGGCCGAGGGGATCGAGCCGGTCCGCGACCTGCCCGGGGTCGGCGGGAACCTCCAGGACCACCTCGCGTCGGGGATCTTCCTGCACTGCCGGCGGCCGATCACGCTCGTCGGCGCCGAGTCGCCCGGCAACCTGCTCCGCTTCCTGGTCGGCCGCACCGGCAAGCTCACCTCCAACGTCGGTGAGGCCGTGGCGTTCATCCGCACCTCGCCGGACGAGCCCGCCCCCGACATAGAGCTGATCTTCGCCCCGGCTCCCTTCATCAACCACGGCCTCACCCCGCCGCCCGGCCACGGCCTGACCATCGCGTCGGTCCTGCTGCAACCGGAGAGCCGGGGCCGGGTCTTCCTGAACGGGCGTGACGTGGTGATCGACCCCGGCTACCTCACCGCGGAGGCCGACCTCCGGCGGCAGGTCGCGGGACTCCGGAAGGCCGGGGAACTGTTCGCCACCGAGGCGCTCGCCCCGCTCGCCGGGCCGCCCATGGACCCGTACTGGGGCGCCGGGACCGACGAGGAACTGGCCCGCTGGATCCGTGAGCGCAGTGAGACCCTCTACCACCCGGTCGGCACCTGCCGGATGGGCGAGGACGACGACTCGGTGGTGGACCCGGCCCTGCGGGTTCGAGGCGTCGCCGGGCTCAGAGTCGCCGACGCCTCGATCATGCCGGTCATCAATCGGGGTCACACCCAGGCCCCGGTCGTCATGATCGCGGAGAAGGCCGCCGACCTCATCCTCGCCGACAGGTGA